In a single window of the Raphanus sativus cultivar WK10039 chromosome 9, ASM80110v3, whole genome shotgun sequence genome:
- the LOC108828690 gene encoding probable LRR receptor-like serine/threonine-protein kinase IRK, which translates to MTLSTSFLLPLLFTLFIFSTDALTSPSDVSALKAFKAAVKPNSIPPWSCLASWDFTASDPCATPRRTHFTCGITCSPDSTRVTQLTLDPVGYTGRLTPLISGLTQLLTLDLADNNFYGLIPSSISSLITLQTLTLRSNSFSGSLPESITRLNSVESIDISRNSLTGPLPRSLNSLSNLRRLDLSYNKLTGSIPKLPQSLIDLALKANSLSGPISKQSFTESTQLEVVELAENSFAGTLGAWFFLLQSIQQVDLANNSLTGVEVLPPKIAGGESDLVAVELGFNRISGNAPASFAAYPRLTSLSLRYNMLHGAIPSEYERSKTLRRLFLDGNFLTGKPPARFVKPESEVMGSLGNNCLQGCPGKAKMCAPSQKPFSICKRAYGGKPKS; encoded by the coding sequence ATGACTTTGTCCacttccttccttcttcctctcctcttCACCCTTTTCATCTTCTCCACCGATGCACTCACATCACCATCCGACGTGTCAGCTTTAAAAGCCTTCAAAGCCGCCGTGAAACCCAACTCAATCCCTCCATGGTCCTGTCTCGCAAGCTGGGACTTTACTGCCTCCGACCCATGCGCCACACCACGTCGAACTCATTTCACGTGCGGCATCACTTGCTCGCCCGACTCCACACGCGTGACCCAACTCACTCTTGACCCGGTCGGGTATACCGGTCGCCTCACGCCGCTCATCTCTGGCCTCACGCAGCTGCTCACGCTCGATCTCGCCGACAACAACTTCTACGGCTTAATACCATCTTCCATCTCCTCTCTCATCACCCTCCAGACACTAACTCTCCGGTCAAACTCGTTCTCCGGGTCCTTACCCGAATCAATAACTCGGCTCAACTCAGTCGAGTCCATCGACATCTCGCGTAACTCGCTAACCGGGCCGCTTCCGAGATCACTCAACTCGCTCTCGAATCTCAGACGACTCGATCTTAGCTACAACAAGCTCACCGGCTCAATCCCAAAGCTCCCGCAAAGCCTCATCGACCTCGCTCTAAAGGCCAACTCTTTGTCAGGACCCATCTCGAAACAGTCCTTCACCGAGTCAACTCAGCTCGAAGTAGTCGAACTCGCCGAGAACTCGTTCGCCGGAACACTCGGAGCTTGGTTCTTCCTTCTACAGTCCATCCAACAGGTCGACCTAGCGAACAACAGCCTCACGGGCGTCGAGGTCCTCCCTCCGAAGATCGCCGGAGGAGAAAGCGACCTCGTGGCGGTGGAGCTCGGGTTTAACCGAATCTCCGGGAACGCTCCGGCGAGTTTCGCGGCGTACCCGAGGCTCACCTCGCTGTCTCTGAGGTACAACATGCTTCACGGAGCGATACCGTCGGAGTACGAACGGAGCAAGACGCTGAGACGGCTTTTCCTCGACGGGAATTTCTTGACCGGGAAACCGCCGGCGAGATTCGTTAAACCGGAGTCGGAGGTGATGGGGAGTTTGGGGAATAATTGTCTGCAGGGATGTCCAGGGAAAGCGAAGATGTGTGCTCCATCGCAGAAACCGTTTTCCATTTGCAAGCGGGCTTATGGTGGGAAACCAAAGTCATAG
- the LOC108832405 gene encoding protein IRX15-LIKE, with translation MKSNKNTNLILFHHHHNTSSAVATVNHHRLLVLSIFFLSFFTLVFSFSLLSSSLHSTTQASNFLSSSSSSSSLSPQILAALLHYTSSTPPNTSMSFSELSAISTAINSKAPTCNLLVFGLSHESLLWRSLNLKGRTVFVDENPYAVSKFEQSNPGVEAYDVVFPTKLSQAGKLLRYYKTQPECGPVQNLLFSDCKLAINDLPNFVYEIDWDVILIDGPRGYGGDSPGKMAPIFTSAVLARSKDSGEKTKTTDVFVREFGRKLERVYSNEFLCEENLIEVVGKIGHFVVAAEKGEKQGNGFCRNLTK, from the coding sequence atgaagAGCAACAAAAACACTAATCTGATcctcttccaccaccaccacaacacATCTTCCGCCGTCGCCACCGTGAATCACCACCGTCTCTTAGTCTTatccatcttcttcctctcttttttCACTCTcgtcttctctttctctctcctctcatCCTCACTCCACTCCACTACACAAGCCTCCAACTTTctctcctcatcatcatcatcatcctccctCTCACCACAGATCCTCGCCGCACTCCTCCACTACACTTCCTCAACACCACCAAACACCTCAATGTCCTTCTCCGAACTCTCTGCCATCTCCACCGCCATCAACTCCAAAGCTCCCACCTGTAACCTCCTCGTCTTCGGACTCTCCCACGAATCTCTCCTCTGGAGATCTCTAAATCTCAAAGGCCGCACCGTCTTCGTCGACGAGAATCCTTACGCTGTTTCCAAATTCGAGCAGAGTAACCCCGGAGTCGAAGCTTACGACGTCGTTTTCCCGACCAAACTCTCTCAAGCGGGTAAGCTTCTGCGTTACTACAAAACCCAACCCGAGTGTGGACCCGTTCAGAATCTTCTGTTCTCGGATTGTAAGTTGGCGATCAACGATTTACCTAATTTCGTGTACGAGATTGATTGGGATGTGATTTTGATTGACGGGCCTCGCGGGTACGGCGGAGATTCGCCGGGGAAAATGGCTCCGATTTTTACTTCGGCGGTTCTGGCGAGGAGTAAAGATTCCGGGGAGAAGACCAAGACGACTGATGTTTTTGTACGTGAGTTCGGGAGAAAGCTTGAGAGGGTTTACAGTAATGAGTTTCTGTGTGAAGAGAATCTGATTGAGGTCGTCGGAAAGATAGGGCATTTTGTTGTCGCGGCTGAGAAAGGGGAGAAACAGGGGAATGGGTTTTGTCGGAATTTGACGAAATAG
- the LOC108832402 gene encoding E3 ubiquitin-protein ligase MBR1 — protein sequence MNPMQGQQSTGGSSTELNQGDNESVYSAESTMMNPVTSTPPGRPAYASPAQNHNWWRLGEPSTVSGPSGGQVEIKTNQDGRQLGSNGMVHAAGYIRHGPSFLRGSSSNAMPQHANMSMDMDSDGYGAVAQSSGLAFRHGSSVQVTGESSSGPAASSLDGWGSSCKRKALEAAAAAAAPPPPPPPDCVASRPDLSHYAAAAASSSLSLATTPSQASPNRTEQMFGSVGGGTNASHSVRNPGRRLNPRQTVGFSVSHSGGSMQQSSPLNSPFIDPQDMMRASSGENQTNLVHLPALTRNIPQFGWDTSFTSRASTSSGPQWETPRSNPEQQQQQPMFAPDQSIWSFSRGNPSDDSRAGPSSAQQQLSPAWIPPPARASEHSPWSLFPPPSVESQSTTSHGAPLLPTGPSVSSNEAAMPSSSNNSRSHRSRQRRSGLLLSERHSELLHLRHLGRTLAADSDGRNHLISEIRQVLTAMRRGENLRMEDYMVFDPLIFQSMTEMHDRHREMRLDVDNMSYEELLALGERIGDVSTGLREDVILKTMKQHKCTSSSAELPQDIEPCCICQEEYAEGDDLGTLECGHEFHKDCIKQWVMLKNLCPICKTVALTT from the exons ATGAATCCAATGCAAGGGCAGCAGAGTACTGGTGGTTCATCCACTGAACTGAATCAGGGAGATAATGAGTCGGTCTACAGCGCAGAGAGCACCATGATGAATCCAGTCACTAGTACGCCTCCAGGACGACCAGCTTACGCAAGTCCTGCTCAAAATCATAACTGGTGGAGGCTTGGGGAACCCAGCACCGTGTCAGGGCCATCTGGTGGTCAGGTCGAGATCAAGACAAATCAAGATGGAAGACAGTTAGGTTCTAATGGTATGGTTCACGCCGCTGGTTACATCAGACACGGACCTTCTTTCTTGCGCGGTTCAAGCTCTAATGCTATGCCGCAGCATGCAAATATGAGCATGGACATGGACAGCGATGGCTATGGTGCAGTAGCACAGAGTTCCGGGCTCGCTTTCCGTCATGGGAGTTCAGTTCAGGTTACTGGAGAGAGCAGCAGTGGCCCGGCGGCCTCTTCCTTGGATGGTTGGGGCTCTTCCTGCAAAAGAAAGGCTCttgaagcagcagcagcagcagcagctcctcctcctcctcctcctcctgattGCGTTGCTTCGCGTCCAGATCTTTCTCActatgctgctgctgctgcttcaaGTAGTTTGAGTTTGGCTACAACACCCTCACAAGCTTCTCCAAATCGGACAGAACAAATGTTCGGATCAGTTGGTGGTGGAACCAATGCTTCTCATTCTGTAAGAAACCCTGGCAGAAGATTAAATCCGAGGCAGACTGTAGGATTCAGCGTATCACATAGTGGAGGTTCTATGCAACAGAGTTCACCATTAAACTCTCCTTTCATAGATCCTCAAGACATGATGAGAGCAAGCAGTGGTGAGAATCAGACAAACTTAGTGCATCTCCCTGCGTTGACAAGGAATATACCCCAATTTGGTTGGGATACTTCTTTCACTTCAAGAGCAAGCACTTCTTCCGGACCACAGTGGGAAACACCGAGAAGCAATCcagagcagcagcagcagcagcccaTGTTTGCACCTGATCAATCTATTTGGAGCTTCTCCCGTGGAAACCCTTCTGATGATTCTCGAGCAGGGCCGAGTTCAGCTCAGCAGCAGCTCAGTCCCGCGTGGATTCCTCCTCCAGCGAGAGCATCAGAACATTCTCCTTGGTCTTTATTTCCTCCTCCTAGTGTTGAATCTCAATCTACTACTAGTCATGGTGCCCCTTTATTGCCCACAGGTCCTTCTGTTTCCTCCAACGAGGCTGCAATGCCATCTAGTTCTAATAATAGTCGCAGCCATCGCTCACGGCAGAGAAGGTCAGGTTTGTTGTTATCCGAGAGGCATAGTGAGCTTCTCCACTTGCGTCACTTAGGGAGGACCTTAGCTGCTGACAGTGATGGAAGGAATCACCTCATCTCTGAG ATACGTCAGGTGTTGACCGCCATGAGAAGAGGGGAGAATTTACGGATGGAG GATTACATGGTGTTCGATCCGCTTATCTTCCAGAGTATGACTGAAATGCACGATAGGCATCGGGAAATGCGCCTTGATGTTGACAACATGTCGTACGAA GAGCTGTTGGCACTTGGGGAACGCATAGGAGATGTGAGCACTGGGCTAAGGGAAGATGTCATTTTGAAGACTATGAAGCAACACAAATGTACATCTTCTTCTGCTGAGTTGCCTCAGGACATAGAGCCTTGCTGCATTTGTCAG GAAGAGTATGCAGAAGGTGATGATCTTGGGACCTTGGAATGTGGCCATGAATTCCACAAGGACTGTATTAAACAATGGGTCATGCTTAAGAATCTCTGCCCTATTTGCAAAACTGTGGCATTAACGACGTGA